In a single window of the Leptospira harrisiae genome:
- a CDS encoding YdeI/OmpD-associated family protein translates to MEQAKKDKGKIRIFLKMEGFEFTQTLVKYKGDWRLYLNTPMRKAAKKEVGDRAHFEIKFNPDSIEHPVSPELEEALEKNKKTKTKFQSLSPSLQNEIMRYIFKIKSEKSKKDNVDRVTLYLLGKGKFLGRELNK, encoded by the coding sequence ATGGAGCAAGCAAAAAAGGATAAGGGCAAAATTAGAATTTTTCTCAAAATGGAAGGATTTGAATTCACCCAAACACTTGTTAAATATAAGGGAGATTGGCGACTGTATCTCAATACTCCAATGAGAAAGGCCGCCAAAAAAGAAGTGGGTGATAGAGCTCATTTTGAAATTAAATTTAATCCAGATTCAATCGAACACCCTGTTTCACCCGAACTAGAAGAAGCTCTGGAAAAAAACAAAAAAACAAAAACTAAATTTCAGAGCCTAAGCCCATCTCTCCAAAATGAAATCATGAGGTATATCTTTAAAATCAAATCGGAAAAAAGTAAAAAAGATAACGTCGACCGCGTTACCCTTTATTTACTCGGCAAAGGTAAGTTTTTGGGTAGAGAACTTAATAAATAA
- a CDS encoding M14 family zinc carboxypeptidase, translated as MLRGMKRLNRYENRILKIVKLGGKLVRFKQYGFSTRTEGGFRFPIYVLEIGKENAIKRNVAGLVAGVHGLETIGIRVLLDFLDDLFARKSSKLYQEIKDGELGIVCIPILNPGGVAMKRRSNPRGVDLMRNSGVEAVKAPFFFGGHKISNVFPYYRGNILQAESRVLDRFCNEYFFSAKNSMIPVIDIHSGFGAVDHVWWPYAGTHEQCVDEPLFQKIANYLTTNLNHILYRFGPQSETYTTHGDLWDRLYNEFQKPKDLSGVSRFLPLTLEIGTWSDIQLDPWKVFRKRGIFNPARESKKESIISHRKFLTDVLRLAKMNPEELP; from the coding sequence ATGCTTAGAGGAATGAAACGTCTTAATCGATATGAAAATAGAATTTTAAAAATTGTAAAGTTAGGTGGTAAATTAGTCAGGTTTAAACAGTATGGTTTTTCCACAAGAACAGAAGGTGGGTTTCGTTTTCCTATTTATGTTTTAGAGATTGGAAAAGAAAATGCCATCAAACGGAATGTAGCTGGTCTTGTGGCTGGTGTTCATGGTCTCGAAACCATAGGTATCCGTGTTTTGTTGGATTTTTTGGATGATCTATTTGCACGTAAATCTTCGAAATTGTATCAAGAGATTAAAGACGGTGAATTAGGGATTGTTTGTATCCCGATTTTAAATCCTGGCGGTGTTGCGATGAAACGTAGATCCAATCCGCGTGGAGTTGACCTGATGAGGAACTCGGGAGTGGAAGCAGTAAAGGCTCCTTTCTTTTTTGGTGGTCACAAAATTTCGAATGTATTTCCATATTACCGAGGAAATATATTACAAGCGGAGTCTAGAGTATTAGATCGATTTTGTAATGAATATTTTTTTTCAGCCAAAAATTCGATGATACCTGTTATTGATATTCATTCAGGATTTGGAGCTGTTGACCATGTTTGGTGGCCTTATGCTGGTACACATGAACAATGTGTGGATGAACCATTGTTCCAAAAAATTGCAAATTATTTAACAACTAACTTAAATCATATACTTTATCGTTTTGGACCGCAAAGTGAAACTTATACGACACATGGAGATCTTTGGGATCGTCTGTACAATGAATTTCAAAAACCGAAAGACCTTTCTGGTGTATCAAGATTTCTTCCATTAACTCTGGAAATTGGAACCTGGTCTGATATCCAACTAGATCCTTGGAAGGTATTTCGAAAACGCGGAATTTTTAATCCAGCAAGAGAATCAAAAAAAGAATCAATCATAAGTCATCGTAAGTTTTTAACGGATGTATTGCGATTAGCTAAAATGAATCCAGAAGAGTTACCTTGA